A DNA window from Methylocystis heyeri contains the following coding sequences:
- a CDS encoding efflux transporter outer membrane subunit — protein MQLPKEKPFDRPTRKITARAAVSAAALAAAGLSGCAVGPDFVSPPAPDVSRFTPENLSSVGGRPLVVKDEIPKRWWEVFHNKNLNRLVEATIEHNPSLQAAEASIKTAYFAAEAQKGGFLPSALLNWSDTNNLQSGVQNTVTPNAFTNPYGLFLRQVSVSYTPDIWGQNRRAVESLEAQTDQQRYQLEATYLSLTSNVATAAVTEASLRGQIAATRHVINIEEHLLGLLRRQYAIGSVAQSDVLTQEAQLAQVMQLLPPLEKQLAQQRDLLTALAGRYSTAQAPETFTMNAVSLPRDLPLTLPSSFVRQRPDVRAAEAAMHSASAQIGVAIAARLPNVTLSTQNGFSAYSYAQLFTPGTGFYTLAAGATQPLFDGFALLNKQKAAEAGLVQAEANYRQAVITGFQNVADALRALQADAKAVKAAVYAETTARKSLDIIRKQLDFGSVNVLALLNAEQTYLQASVARVQAEGSRLADVVALFMALGGGWKDENLKRLSPDAPRENPFSGWGSPAPQEVDKIDGPVNSSWFPSFWD, from the coding sequence ATGCAACTTCCCAAAGAAAAGCCGTTTGATCGCCCCACCCGCAAGATTACGGCCCGCGCCGCGGTTTCGGCCGCGGCTCTCGCCGCGGCGGGATTGAGCGGCTGTGCGGTGGGGCCGGACTTCGTCTCGCCGCCGGCGCCCGACGTCAGCCGCTTCACCCCGGAAAACCTGTCCTCGGTCGGCGGACGGCCCCTGGTCGTAAAGGATGAAATCCCGAAGCGCTGGTGGGAAGTTTTCCACAATAAAAACCTCAACAGGCTCGTCGAGGCGACGATCGAACACAATCCGTCGCTTCAGGCGGCGGAGGCGTCGATAAAAACCGCCTATTTCGCGGCGGAGGCGCAAAAAGGCGGGTTTCTGCCCAGCGCGCTTCTGAACTGGAGCGACACGAACAATCTCCAGTCGGGCGTGCAGAACACGGTGACGCCCAACGCCTTCACCAACCCCTATGGCCTGTTCCTGCGCCAGGTCTCGGTTTCCTACACGCCCGACATCTGGGGCCAGAACCGGCGTGCGGTCGAATCGCTGGAAGCTCAGACCGACCAGCAACGCTACCAGCTCGAGGCGACCTATCTCTCCCTGACCAGCAACGTCGCCACCGCGGCGGTGACCGAAGCCTCCCTGCGCGGCCAGATCGCGGCGACGAGGCATGTCATCAACATCGAGGAGCATTTGCTCGGGCTCCTGCGCCGGCAATATGCGATCGGCTCGGTGGCCCAGTCCGACGTGCTCACCCAGGAGGCCCAGCTCGCGCAGGTCATGCAGCTGCTGCCGCCGCTGGAAAAGCAGCTCGCACAGCAGCGCGACCTGCTGACCGCGCTGGCGGGCCGATATTCCACGGCGCAGGCGCCTGAGACCTTCACGATGAACGCGGTCTCCCTGCCCCGCGACCTGCCTCTCACCCTGCCCTCGTCCTTCGTGCGCCAGCGTCCGGACGTGCGCGCCGCCGAAGCGGCCATGCATTCCGCCAGCGCCCAGATCGGCGTGGCGATAGCCGCGCGCCTGCCCAACGTCACCCTCAGCACCCAGAACGGCTTTTCCGCATACAGCTACGCCCAGCTCTTCACGCCCGGCACGGGTTTCTACACCCTCGCTGCGGGAGCGACCCAGCCTCTGTTCGACGGCTTCGCGCTGCTCAACAAGCAGAAGGCGGCGGAAGCCGGGTTGGTGCAGGCCGAGGCCAATTATCGCCAGGCGGTGATCACCGGCTTCCAGAACGTGGCCGACGCGCTGCGCGCGCTGCAGGCGGACGCCAAGGCGGTCAAGGCCGCCGTCTACGCCGAGACCACCGCCAGAAAGAGCCTGGACATCATCCGCAAGCAGCTCGATTTCGGCTCGGTCAATGTGCTGGCCCTGCTCAACGCCGAGCAGACCTACCTCCAGGCCTCGGTCGCTCGCGTGCAGGCGGAGGGCTCGCGGCTGGCCGACGTCGTGGCCCTGTTCATGGCGCTCGGCGGCGGCTGGAAGGACGAGAACCTCAAACGCCTCTCGCCCGACGCCCCGCGTGAGAACCCGTTCTCCGGATGGGGATCGCCCGCGCCGCAAGAGGTCGACAAGATCGACGGCCCGGTCAATTCGAGCTGGTTCCCGAGCTTCTGGGATTGA
- a CDS encoding DUF4239 domain-containing protein, with protein MIPFTVFMVVFVAAFCAGMFGMWLNGRLPDAHLDFDSKEVIKLVMGLIGSMAALVLGLLVASANSNYNAQSSELQALSANVVLLDRILLSYGPEAQGARQELRTAIAAARDRIWSPDGLKAPNLDAAGKLARRMQALDPKTDAARSAQTRAIQLTDSIMQTRLLMFQQQEGAGLPSLFLNALVFWICALFFGFGLLTRYNVTVAASLVVGAFSVAAAIFLIMELNQPYQGFLQLSDAPLREALAQVEG; from the coding sequence ATGATTCCCTTCACTGTGTTCATGGTCGTTTTTGTTGCGGCCTTTTGCGCCGGCATGTTCGGGATGTGGCTCAACGGGCGTTTGCCCGACGCCCATCTCGATTTCGACAGCAAGGAAGTCATAAAGCTGGTGATGGGTTTGATCGGCTCCATGGCCGCCCTGGTCCTGGGCCTGCTGGTCGCCTCCGCCAACAGCAATTACAACGCCCAGAGCAGCGAGTTGCAGGCGCTTTCCGCCAATGTCGTCCTGCTCGACCGAATCCTGCTTTCCTATGGACCCGAAGCGCAGGGCGCTCGCCAGGAGCTGCGCACCGCCATTGCGGCGGCGCGCGACCGCATCTGGTCCCCCGACGGCCTGAAAGCGCCCAACCTTGACGCCGCAGGCAAGCTCGCCCGGCGCATGCAGGCGCTCGATCCGAAAACCGACGCCGCTCGCTCTGCACAAACCCGGGCGATTCAACTCACCGACTCGATAATGCAGACGCGGCTGCTGATGTTCCAGCAGCAAGAGGGCGCCGGCCTTCCGTCGTTGTTCCTGAATGCGCTCGTGTTCTGGATATGCGCTTTGTTCTTCGGCTTTGGGCTGCTGACGAGATACAATGTCACCGTCGCCGCGTCGCTCGTCGTCGGCGCGTTCTCGGTCGCCGCCGCGATATTTCTCATCATGGAGCTGAACCAGCCCTATCAGGGCTTTCTGCAGCTCTCCGACGCGCCCTTGCGAGAGGCGCTGGCCCAGGTCGAAGGATAA
- a CDS encoding efflux transporter outer membrane subunit — protein MNLPRRALLFALAAGVASCTVGPDYVPASAPVPDNFKELKGKTLKGWKLAAPYDCVDSGPWWTVYRDPLLDSLERQVEISNQTVAAAAAAYEQARTLIREAQAALFPTVTAGYSVVRQYTGQKLYGNSGTATPTSTGVSTSPGGVVTTSYTTQASLTWDLDVWGKIRRQIESNVAGAQVGAADLANARLTAQAQLALAYFELRAAYTLKNLLEKTSEEFRKTLAITKNQYRAGTVSEADVVAAETQLLSTESAAINTGVIISQLQHAIAVLIGRPPSEVALDRMFLVGDIPAFPVSVPSKLLERRPDIAGAERLMQQQNALIGVAVAAYYPDITLSASLGYRGFTPLPIDPAHEFWTLGATALETVFDGGMRSAQVDSAQASYWQSVANYRQTVLTAFQQVEDELAAIRVLSAQLRVQNKAVVEARKAVVVYLNQYRAGTVAFTSVVVAEAALLSAEQAALQTRESLFLASISLIQALGGGWDRTQLPTAREAATGVSMFPQLEPSSEPPH, from the coding sequence GTGAATCTGCCGCGGCGGGCTTTACTGTTCGCGCTCGCAGCAGGCGTCGCGTCATGCACCGTCGGGCCTGATTATGTCCCGGCGAGCGCGCCTGTTCCCGATAATTTCAAGGAGCTGAAAGGCAAGACGCTCAAGGGGTGGAAGCTGGCCGCTCCCTATGATTGCGTGGATTCCGGTCCGTGGTGGACAGTATACCGGGACCCCTTGCTCGATTCCCTCGAGCGTCAGGTCGAAATTTCAAACCAGACGGTCGCGGCCGCCGCTGCGGCCTATGAGCAGGCGAGAACGCTCATTCGCGAGGCGCAGGCGGCGTTGTTTCCCACCGTCACGGCCGGCTACAGCGTCGTGCGCCAGTACACGGGCCAGAAGCTCTATGGTAATTCCGGGACGGCGACGCCGACTTCCACTGGAGTGTCGACGTCGCCCGGCGGCGTGGTGACGACCTCCTATACGACGCAGGCCAGCCTGACATGGGACCTCGACGTGTGGGGAAAGATCCGCCGCCAGATCGAGAGCAATGTCGCCGGCGCGCAGGTCGGCGCCGCGGACCTCGCCAACGCCAGACTGACCGCGCAGGCGCAGTTGGCGCTGGCCTATTTCGAGCTGCGCGCCGCTTACACTTTGAAGAATCTGCTGGAGAAAACTTCCGAAGAGTTCAGGAAGACCCTCGCGATAACAAAGAACCAATACAGGGCGGGAACCGTGTCGGAGGCGGATGTCGTCGCCGCCGAAACCCAGCTTCTAAGCACGGAATCGGCCGCGATAAACACCGGCGTGATCATCTCGCAGCTACAGCACGCCATTGCGGTGCTGATCGGCCGGCCGCCCAGCGAGGTTGCGCTGGATCGCATGTTCCTCGTCGGCGACATACCGGCCTTTCCCGTGTCCGTCCCCTCCAAACTGCTGGAGCGCCGGCCCGACATCGCCGGAGCGGAGAGGCTGATGCAGCAGCAGAACGCGCTGATCGGCGTCGCCGTCGCCGCCTATTATCCCGATATCACTCTCTCCGCGTCCCTCGGCTACAGGGGCTTCACGCCGCTGCCGATCGACCCCGCCCATGAATTCTGGACGCTCGGGGCGACTGCGCTCGAAACCGTCTTCGACGGCGGGATGCGGTCGGCGCAGGTCGACTCGGCCCAGGCGAGCTACTGGCAGAGCGTCGCAAATTATCGCCAGACCGTTCTCACCGCCTTCCAGCAGGTGGAAGACGAGCTTGCGGCGATCCGCGTGCTCAGCGCGCAGCTGAGAGTCCAGAACAAGGCGGTCGTGGAGGCGCGCAAGGCGGTCGTCGTCTATCTCAATCAATATCGCGCGGGAACGGTGGCCTTTACGAGCGTCGTCGTGGCTGAAGCGGCGCTGCTCTCGGCGGAGCAGGCGGCGCTGCAAACACGCGAGAGCCTTTTCCTCGCCAGCATCAGCCTGATCCAGGCGCTCGGCGGCGGCTGGGACCGGACCCAGCTTCCCACAGCCCGCGAGGCGGCGACCGGGGTTTCGATGTTCCCGCAACTGGAGCCGTCAAGCGAACCGCCTCATTGA
- a CDS encoding efflux RND transporter periplasmic adaptor subunit: protein MTFEPRHDPEADSSRSDSPGRLKSLLEHIPFQGKNSRALLGVVAALLVGALAWLLLRDVILPTSSTKGGGGPVQPVKIATARIGEIKVFVSGLGSVTPIATVNVVTQINGVLTEVGFREGQLVKKGDFLAQIDPRPYEVLQAQYEGQLLRDQGLLDQARIDLARYQTLLKQNSIARQTEEDQVYLVKQYEGSVKTDRALIDAQKLNLIYCHIVSPVDARVGLRLVDPGNYVQVGGTNASIAVLTQLQPITVIFPVPEDDLPEIMPQVDAGVPMKVEIYDRANINKLAEGELLTADNEIDTTTGMVKLRARFDNRNNKLFPNQFVNAHLLTRTLHDVVVIPTAAVQRGAPGAYAYVVDADNKARVHVLSLGPTEGDLVQAASGLSVGDRVVVDGADRLRDGSPVKIPEAAVPGAGQSRGEEQRQPKAKAR from the coding sequence ATGACCTTTGAACCCCGGCATGACCCAGAGGCCGATTCGTCGCGGAGCGACTCTCCCGGTCGCCTGAAATCCCTTCTGGAACATATCCCTTTTCAGGGAAAGAACTCCCGCGCTTTGCTCGGCGTCGTCGCCGCGCTCCTTGTCGGGGCGCTCGCCTGGCTGCTGTTGCGCGACGTCATCCTACCCACGAGTTCGACCAAAGGCGGCGGCGGACCCGTCCAGCCCGTGAAAATCGCAACCGCACGCATCGGCGAGATAAAGGTCTTCGTGAGCGGGCTCGGCTCCGTCACGCCCATCGCGACCGTCAACGTCGTCACGCAGATAAACGGCGTGCTGACCGAAGTGGGTTTCCGCGAGGGACAATTGGTGAAGAAGGGCGACTTCCTCGCTCAGATCGATCCGCGCCCCTATGAGGTTCTGCAAGCGCAATATGAGGGACAATTGCTGCGCGATCAGGGGCTTCTCGATCAGGCCAGGATCGACCTCGCGCGCTATCAGACCCTGCTCAAACAAAATTCGATCGCCCGACAGACCGAGGAAGACCAGGTCTATCTCGTGAAGCAATATGAAGGCTCGGTGAAAACCGACCGCGCGCTGATCGACGCCCAGAAGCTCAATCTCATTTACTGCCATATCGTCTCGCCGGTAGATGCGCGCGTCGGTCTCAGGCTGGTCGACCCCGGCAACTATGTGCAGGTGGGCGGAACCAACGCCTCCATCGCGGTCCTCACGCAATTGCAGCCGATCACCGTGATTTTTCCCGTGCCCGAGGATGATCTCCCCGAGATCATGCCGCAGGTCGACGCCGGCGTTCCCATGAAGGTCGAGATATACGATCGCGCCAATATCAATAAGCTCGCCGAGGGCGAGCTGCTGACCGCCGACAATGAAATCGACACGACCACCGGAATGGTCAAGCTGCGCGCGCGTTTCGACAATCGCAACAACAAATTGTTTCCAAACCAGTTCGTCAACGCCCATCTGCTGACGAGGACGCTGCACGACGTCGTCGTCATTCCGACCGCCGCCGTTCAACGCGGCGCTCCGGGGGCCTACGCCTATGTCGTCGACGCCGACAACAAGGCGAGAGTGCATGTTCTTTCCCTCGGACCGACAGAAGGAGATTTGGTGCAGGCGGCCTCCGGCCTCTCGGTCGGAGACCGCGTCGTCGTCGACGGCGCCGACCGGCTGAGGGATGGATCGCCTGTCAAGATTCCCGAGGCCGCCGTTCCCGGCGCTGGACAATCCCGCGGAGAAGAACAGCGCCAGCCGAAGGCGAAGGCCAGATGA